One window of the Babesia microti strain RI chromosome IV, complete genome genome contains the following:
- a CDS encoding Transcription factor/nuclear export subunit protein 2 (overlaps_old_locusTagID:BBM_III07340), translated as MASQPSDSDNLFLLVYEIVSKVNKGDKGFAEILNELYRLNPSCTLILNALTTYHLEHSNDPEFNSKDFGDLLCAFQSNGILNSSDIIANFDPHKLDSFGYSKGLFSIAIKEKTKKFYTLNIYNLWRENPKGFNSVYYALTHFPDEIPYLTSKYFLCPRKLLMLSLIVLSDNINEIDTEDILELQLFKFITKFTPELITSIVCIRSTCKSASQDHPWLPPSWWRLLAILAIHNLIDVYQLYKIISPNEEELNSLTCTIGKVNSPGNKPISSLLSSSNCNSISNSQSAMPITGCDDHYRLFVYKGWRLSSALVGVDYEDWGFANTQSPITDSTSCDANIARLYTCSMPKFQLLGHLHSEFIANDSYKMKQLPKIYNGHFNYYILQGLATKLNKLISLPIHDVVLKMITMTLKEIGGNLSLLPHQYINFLNFLINNSTSIPQSQMDTIIVNSLFPSLILSTRGNVQPGDLIWDLISTFPSWRRYHLYSTFEKKWLKNSISYDDNDINLSIVSNTHNEYKKSYRGILKRVTSSLTSTNSSSSTSKKVSARATVSTVSGIAAVDPWAIVQTGLFQAETFPNLIPSVVETGKYLPKLTLDIYFKYIVKSMADSKLLKVIHGELAGRLFKRHFNADIEPLLLFLTEKLIETSKNATFGNQPIQILEYLSKFITFGANLAILPPTEALTIEQILCQAGGPLLAAESLSIGNLRGDEGECKSKIRLRKGLDNGNLIQIIQNILKKLLYESLYDWDVTTVSIDSLNKFVDTINETLKTLDLLQQQQTMEQRLKKFDESFASYLNDKSQTKSENVIYKYELLNNFNAPDIYYPESLYDSIISRLDTLNIKKKNKRYAVFRESLLAEKETMSNHYNLVEDKKLILNIWENGGHTATISLVTYISKRLFISELDTLFCSKLVWYLCDKKAPGFNFWEFTNMWTRGLLMLISNTTQKEASLLALFVRLVMEPLSKLVIDEHTYFTMISDNPAFSKRLPPNYTTNQHDNSSITNMHMNIDNDDIEYPKFEEFLTGMKRWETRILRVLSTPLQLMTNKGSDDCCISWVESKSAVLFLSRLQGIFPTNHQVAECLQFGLENLENFAKSKDWKDIKVAASTLRKRACQCSYL; from the coding sequence ATGGCGAGTCAACCTTCAGACAGCGACAATCTATTCCTCCTTGTATACGAAATTGTATCAAAAGTTAACAAAGGGGATAAAGGGTTTGCGGAGATACTCAATGAATTATACCGTCTAAACCCATCTTGTACATTAATACTCAATGCTTTAACAACATATCATTTAGAACACTCTAATGACCCGGAATTTAATTCGAAAGATTTTGGCGATTTATTGTGTGCATTTCAATCAAATGGTATTCTAAATTCTAGTGACATCATCGCAAATTTCGATCCACATAAATTAGATTCTTTTGGTTACTCAAAAGGGCTATTCTCCATAGCAATTAAGGAAAAAACTAAGAAATTCTACacattgaatatttataatttatggaGGGAAAATCCCAAGGGGTTTAATTCAGTCTATTATGCCTTAACTCATTTCCCAGATGAGATTCCATATCTAacaagtaaatattttctatGTCCTAGGAAACTACTGATGCTATCATTAATAGTTCTATcagataatattaatgagATTGACACTGAAGATATTTTGGaattgcaattatttaaatttataactaAGTTTACACCAGAATTGATTACGTCAATAGTTTGCATTAGATCTACTTGTAAATCTGCAAGTCAAGATCACCCCTGGCTTCCTCCGTCCTGGTGGAGACTTTTGGCCATTTTAGCAATTCATAATCTAATAGATGTGTATCAactttataaaattatatcccCTAATGAAGAAGAGTTGAATTCTCTAACTTGTACTATTGGGAAAGTCAATTCTCCTGGAAATAAACCAATATCATCACTTTTGTCATCATCCAACTGTAATtcaatatcaaattcacaATCTGCAATGCCTATTACTGGCTGTGATGATCACTATcgtttatttgtatataaagGTTGGAGACTGAGCTCAGCTTTGGTAGGCGTCGATTACGAGGATTGGGGGTTTGCAAACACACAATCTCCTATTACAGACTCTACAAGTTGCGATGCAAATATAGCAAGATTATATACATGTTCAATGCCAAAATTTCAACTTCTAGGGCATCTCCACTCGGAGTTTATAGCTAATGACTCATATAAAATGAAACAATtaccaaaaatatataatggtcactttaattattatattttacaagGATTGGCAACTAAATTGAACAAGCTTATATCACTACCTATACATGATGTtgttttgaaaatgataacAATGACACTAAAGGAAATTGGGGGCAATTTATCACTTCTACCTCACcagtatattaattttcttaattttttaatcaataattcaACAAGCATTCCACAGAGTCAAATGGATAccataattgtaaattcaTTGTTTCCATCACTAATCCTTTCCACTAGAGGAAATGTACAACCGGGAGATTTGATTTGGGATTTAATATCAACCTTTCCATCATGGAGGCGTTATCATCTTTATTCTACTTTTGAAAAGAAATGGCTAAAGaattcaatatcatatgatgataatgatattaatttatccatCGTATCAAATACACACAATGAGTATAAGAAATCATATCGCGGTATTCTAAAACGTGTTACTTCATCATTAACTTCCACAAATTCTTCCTCATCCACTAGTAAAAAAGTATCTGCACGGGCCACTGTATCTACTGTATCTGGTATTGCTGCAGTTGATCCTTGGGCCATTGTGCAAACTGGATTATTTCAGGCTGAAACCTTTCCAAATCTCATACCTTCAGTGGTAGAAACTGGAAAGTATTTACCCAAACTTACATTGGATATATACTTTAAATACATAGTAAAAAGCATGGCAGATagcaaattattaaagGTTATACATGGAGAACTAGCTGGTAGATTATTTAAAAGGCATTTCAATGCAGATATTGAGCCATTATTACTTTTTTTAACGGaaaaattgattgaaaCGAGCAAAAACGCGACATTTGGAAATCAGCCAATACAAATTCTAgaatatttgtcaaaatttataaccTTTGGTGCAAATTTAGCTATATTGCCACCCACAGAAGCTCTTACtattgaacaaattttatgcCAAGCTGGTGGTCCGTTACTTGCTGCAGAAAGTCTTTCCATTGGCAATTTACGTGGCGATGAAGGCGAATGCAAGAGTAAAATACGTTTGAGAAAGGGATTAGATAATGGGAATttaattcaaataattcaaaacATACTTAAAAAGCTTCTATACGAATCACTTTACGATTGGGATGTAACTACTGTATCAATTGATTCCCTGAACAAATTTGTGGatacaataaatgaaaCATTGAAAACATTAGATTTGCTACAACAACAACAAACAATGGAACAGCGATTAAAGAAGTTCGATGAATCTTTCGCATCATATCTTAACGATAAGAGTCAAACTAAATCTGAGAAtgtcatttataaatatgaattactaaataatttcaacGCTCCCGATATATACTATCCTGAGTCATTGTACGATTCAATTATTTCTAGGCTGGATACgctaaatattaaaaaaaaaaataaaagATATGCAGTTTTTAGAGAATCTCTGTTAGCTGAAAAGGAGACTATGAGTAATCATTATAACTTGGTTGAAGAtaagaaattgattttgaatatttggGAAAATGGAGGTCATACTGCAACAATATCTCTTGTAACATACATTTCTAAAAGATTATTTATTTCCGAGCTAGATACTTTGTTCTGTTCTAAACTAGTTTGgtatttatgtgataaaaaAGCTCCAGGATTTAACTTTTGGGAATTTACAAACATGTGGACGAGAGGTTTGTTAATGTTGATCTCCAATACCACACAAAAGGAAGCATCACTATTGGCACTGTTTGTCCGACTGGTTATGGAACCATTGAGTAAATTAGTGATTGATGAACATACCTATTTTACAATGATAAGTGATAATCCTGCTTTTTCGAAAAGATTGCCACCAAATTACACCACAAATCAGCATGATAACAGTAGCATTACGAATATGCATATGAACattgataatgatgatattgaatacccaaaatttgaagaatttCTAACTGGTATGAAAAGATGGGAAACTAGGATTCTTCGAGTCTTATCAACACCACTCCAATTAATGACGAATAAGGGCAGCGACGACTGTTGCATTAGTTGGGTTGAAAGTAAAAGTGCCGTGCTGTTTTTATCCCGTCTACAGGGGATATTTCCTACCAATCATCAAGTGGCTGAATGCCTACAATTTGGGTTAGAAAATTTGGAGAATTTCGCTAAAAGCAAAGATTGGAAAGATATAAAGGTGGCGGCATCTACACTACGCAAAAGGGCATGTCAATGTagttatttgtaa
- a CDS encoding hypothetical protein (overlaps_old_locusTagID:BBM_III07315), with the protein MLFKQASRSLKIPKLKRLANLDSQTLRKEIQRSSRLNIRYKTLWDQYSYLVLKKSSSYNKLKTDAFKPSDIALIFESFSKVRVSNTYFFKTLLKIVKDEAEKFDLRNISVLFNALAKIGRVDDGIFDILLPVALNRITNTTSEKDLAILLNALEQLGVDFMEIAIKSAILFTTRVNYMSNCQTLSMLFHSYSKISTELMDESDPKTELLTRIKTMLFDRCAKLIRDFKGFDFILLFRGCNNFSQGQNLQRIIVNRICNTITEFKSHELVIIYNNIYKKYPEKIPHLLNELYHRLDDLSINHLFELIQILDSQEMIRQCFNSMSLAIKKPWPSRKFVVDIMAWANYNKFIHPTNEHAMFFEKSFNYIGSIKISTIANKSVEREILKTASWLRLNYGDGNSTKLDFNNHAFGESTKFKYDYVQIPSVSKIFYSPKIFEKYLLTGKPIRIFSISPDKDPCIVPKQGIIDQCLEDLKTYLSKVYPSEYSIQYEKFGQFKGYIMEIKGVKYAIAFTDATNGNFGYDVLYQLRLVKQMGYRIYNIFLPKYYIERSKKLVNTHFSLLLIDSNEIANLNNITGSNNEVERKVEKEMSSISKFKCKLVKA; encoded by the exons atgttatttaaGCAGGCTTCCAGGTCACTTAAAATACCAAAACTg aAAAGATTAGCTAATTTGGATTCTCAAACATTGCGCAAAGAAATACAACGCTCTTCTAGACTCAATATTAGATATAAGACTCTATGGGATCAATATTCCTATTTGGTGCTTAAAAAATCGTCTtcatataacaaattaaagACAGATGCATTCAAACCTAGTGATATcgcattaatttttgaatcaTTTTCTAAAGTAAGAGTATCAAATACTTATTTTTTTAAGACCCTTTTGAAG ATTGTAAAAGATGAAGCTGAAAAGTTTGATTTACGCAACATTTCGGTTCTATTCAATGCATTGGCTAAAATTGGACGTGTTGATGatggaatttttgatattttactTCCTGTTGCATTGAATAGAATAACAAATACTACTTCGGAAAAG GATTTGGCAATACTCCTAAACGCTCTAGAACAATTAGGGGTAGATTTTATGGAAATTGCCATAAAATCAGCAATTCTATTTACTACAAGAGTAAATTACATGAGTAATTGCCAAACTTTATCTATGCTATTTCATAGTTATAGCAAAATATCAACTGAACTAATGGATGAATCAGATCCTAAAACTGAGCTATTAACTCGTATAAAAACCATGTTATTTGATAGATGTGCAAAGTTGATTAGAGATTTCAAAGGGTTTGATTTTATACTACTTTTTAGGGGTTGCAACAATTTCTCCCAAGGTCAAAATTTACAGCGTATAATTGTGAATCGTATTTGCAATACTATTACCGAATTTAAATCGCATGAActagtaattatttataataatatttataaaaagTACCCCGAAAAAATACCTCACCTATTGAACGAATTATATCACAGACTGGAtgatttatcaatcaatCATCTATTCGAACTGATACAGATTTTGGATAGTCAAGAAATGATTAGACAATGCTTTAATTCAATGTCATTAGCTATTAAGAAACCATGGCCAAGTAGAAAGTTTGTGGTTGATATAATGGCATGGGCgaattacaataaatttatccatCCTACTAACGAGCATGCAATGTTTTTTGAGaaatcattcaattatattggcagtattaaaattagtactattgcaaataaatCTGTTGAACGAGAAATTCTAAAAACAGCTTCGTGGTTAAGACTAAATTATGGTGATGGGAATTCTACCAAACTTGATTTCAACAATCATGCATTTGGAGAATCCaccaaattcaaatatgaTTATGTGCAAATACCTAGTGTttctaaaatattttatagcccaaaaatatttgaaaaatatttactaacGGGGAAACCTATACGTATTTTCTCAATTTCTCCAGATAAAGATCCATGTATTGTCCCCAAACAAGGCATAATTGATCAGTGCCTGGAAGATTTAAAGACTTATCTTAGTAAAGTATATCCATCAGAATATAGTATacaatatgaaaaatttggCCAATTTAAGGGGTATATAATGGAGATTAAAGGTGTAAAATATGCTATCGCATTTACAGATGCTACTAATGGCAATTTTGGATATGATGTCTTATATCAACTAAGATTGGTTAAACAAATGGGATATCGtatttacaacatatttttacccaaatattacatagAAAGATCTAAAAAGTTAGTCAATACTCATTTTTCATTGTTATTGATTGATTCTAATGAAATAGCgaatttaaacaatattaCTGGTTCCAATAATGAAGTTGAAAGGAAGGTCGAGAAAGAGATGTCGTCAATCTCAAAATTCAAATGTAAATTAGTAAAGGCATAA
- a CDS encoding hypothetical protein (overlaps_old_locusTagID:BBM_III07310) → MRDIIDQGICSWGQAILAEGAKSLHVTPSGCAIIAS, encoded by the coding sequence ATGCGTGATATTATTGACCAGGGCATTTGCAGCTGGGGCCAGGCCATCCTTGCGGAAGGGGCAAAATCGTTGCACGTGACGCCTAGCGGATGCGCGATAATTGCTAGTTGA
- a CDS encoding hypothetical protein (overlaps_old_locusTagID:BBM_III07335): protein MEDRDLLIASIHSEKFRKSFANKYCNEESTFLDDEFLHPFKGYQQHVDLVPENEVTLDFLKPKYNTDKDTNNDYSWHEMPDKEASEQDIREWTAIQLRSFAEKDRFYKSAHGKLQRLPKKFQVGVIGGSRKPKSFLSHLVRKKIGK from the exons ATGGAAGATAGAGATTTACTTATCGCATCAATTCATTCTGAAAAATTCAGAAAATCATTCGctaataaatattgcaatgAAGAATCCACATTTCTGGACGATGAATTTTTACACCCCTTTAAGGGATACCAACAACATGTAGATTTAGTGCCTGAAAATGAAGTTACACTGGACTTTTTAAAGCCAAAATATAACACTGATAAGGATACTAATAACGATTATTCCTGGCATGAAATGCCTGATAAAGAAGCATCAGAGCAAGATATTAGGGAATGGACAGCAATACAGCTTCGTAGTTTCGCCGAAAAGGATAGATTCTACAAATCAGCTCATGGTAAACTTCAACGATTacctaaaaaatttcaagtTGGTGTTATTGGTGGGTCACGTAAACcaaaatcattt TTATCCCATTTAGTAAGGAAGAAGATTGGTAAATAA
- a CDS encoding DNA polymerase delta subunit 2 (overlaps_old_locusTagID:BBM_III07300): MSQRLHGRFVDTSGRFLMNSHDYTEQYYSLITNRLQSLKPYLVATAKQRWPCIGTVDGPYLANLLKDVDTVNSCVIIAAIFKEMKNCPSALDEYTGKMYKRDLNSYISEDDIVYLEDYTSRIVLGGNKINVQSFVSGLIIAVLGKLEDGKFIVEDLALPGPPINMYKPLPNNNFQGYLAIISGLELSAENSCYNTLQMLRDIILGVCGPTEIMKNVVRLVIAGNTFKNYKFDVDLLKKADTFLAQIAASIHIDIMPGLNDPTNLNLPQQPIHPYLFEHSSRLNTFRSTTNPYTFEIEGIRFLGTSGENVKMIKMSSNLSDLESLQLAINSRCIAPTAGDTLGCYPFKQNDPLNICLPMHKDEEFPHVIFAGNCDKYATGLLCDSDSLLSTRASNEVTNHISKNTFDFKQANVRLVCVPKFVDKPSITLVKIATLETSQILIET; the protein is encoded by the exons ATGTCGCAGCGGTTGCACGGCAGATTTGTGGATACAAGTGGTAGATTCTTGATGAATTCTCACGATTATACAGAGCAATATTACAGTTTGATAACTAATAGATTGCAATCACTCAAACCATACCTAGTAGCCACAGCTAAACAGCGATGGCCTTGTATAGGCACTGTGGATGGTCCatatttagcaaatttGCTCAAAGATGTAGACACAGTa AATTCATGCGTAATTATTGCTGCAATATTTAAGGAAATGAAGAATTGCCCATCGGCTTTGGATGAGTACACTGGAAAAATGTATAAGAGGGATTTGAATTCTTATATTTCTGAGGATGATATCGTATATTTGGAAGATTACACATCAAGAATAGTTTTAGGTggcaataaaattaatgtcCAAAGTTTTGTAAGTGGACTG ATTATCGCTGTTCTGGGTAAACTTGAGGATGGGAAATTTATTGTAGAAGATTTGGCACTTCCTGGACCACCGattaatatgtataaaCCATTGccaaataataatttccAGGGTTACTTAGCCATAATATCTGGATTAGAATTATCAGCTGAAAACAGCTGTTACAATACCCTACAGATGTTGAGGgatattattttgggaGTTTGTGGACCAACAGAGataatgaaaaatgtaGTAAGATTGGTAATTGCCGGaaatacatttaaaaattataaatttgatgtgGA TCTACTGAAGAAAGCGGATACATTTCTGGCACAAATCGCAGCATCAATACACATCGACATAATGCCAG GACTGAATGATCccacaaatttaaatttgccaCAACAACCCATACATCCCTACTTATTTGAACATTCTTCTAGACTCAATACATTTAGATCGACTACTAATCCATATACTTTTGAAATAGAGGGAATTAGATTTTTGGGAACGTCTGGCgaaaatgttaaaatgaTTAAAATGAGCTCAAACCTCTCTGATTTAG AATCATTACAACTAGCGATTAATTCTAGATGTATAGCACCAACGGCGGGGGATACTCTAGG TTGCTATCCATTTAAGCAGAATGACCCATTAAACATATGCCTACCAATGCACAAAGATGAAGAATTCCCACATGTAATATTTGCGGGGAATTGTGACAAATATGCCACGGGTTTACTTTGTGATTCAGACTCGCTGCTAAGTACACGAGCGTCAAATGAAGTCACAAATCACATTTCCAAGAATACATTTGACTTCAAACAGGCAAATGTACGCTTAGTTTGTGTACCCAAGTTTGTGGATAAACCTAGTATCACTTTAGTGAAAATTGCTACCCTAGAaacatcacaaatattaattgaaacctaa
- a CDS encoding Ribosomal RNA adenine dimethylase (overlaps_old_locusTagID:BBM_III07325) translates to MVRNAAIVLFVNAILFVNKNNHNLDHVLSSEDDRHRLLRIITDTNVEYYPLKHPKKPGSTVLPPKEFKPKQSLGQNFLNDTNILKKLCYHLTTKKDRISIDDDRQLEVDKSGHVVELGAGTGSLTKILYEKFPDMTAIEIDARAICMLSRNLPGLDMIHDDVLQANFSAISKCNGKKLWIIGNLPFYITTQIFFCLLDYRNCIDRAVLVTQKEVAERLIAQPGDKIYSKLSVIMQLYTRTRILFDIPNHVFFPIPKVSVSAVRLDFNEKALETKCSPLLLKRVIFDAFSMKKKHLRTSLAGLLKQLCITKLPEEYEKRRGFTLAPDEFLKLSEWLQENGMLKQIDDDVMKEMEMISPHGHKKGRPLRKREVNPVLDVKADFGKVWRKKNHGEDVCL, encoded by the exons ATGGTAAGAAATGCAGCAATTGTACTATTTGTTAATGCAATTCTCtttgtaaataaaaataatcaCAATCTTGATCATGTGTTATCATCGGAAGATGATAGGCACAGATTGTTACGCATAATCACCGATACGAATGTGGAATATTATCCACTTAAACATCCAAAAAAACCTGGTTCTACAGTACTTCCACCCAAAGAATTCAA aCCGAAACAGAGCTTGGGGCAAAACTTCCTTAATGACACCAACATACTCAAGAAATTATGCTACCACCTTACGACCAAAAAGGATAGAATTTCAATAGATGATGACCGACAATTAGAAGTTGATAAAT CGGGACATGTAGTGGAATTGGGAGCCGGTACTGGATCACTTACTAAGATTctatatgaaaaatttcCCGATATGACCG caattgaaattgatgctaGAGCAATATGTATGCTAAGTAGAAATCTGCCTGGGCTTGATATGATTCATGATGATGTATTACAGGCTAATTTTAGTGCTATATCCAAATGCAATGGGAAGAAACTTTGGATTATTGGAAATCTACCATTCTATATTACAactcaaatatttttttgtcTACTGGATTACAGAAATTGCATAGATAGAGCGGTACTAGTTACACAAAAGGAAGTTGCCGAA CGATTGATAGCACAGCCCGgagataaaatatactcTAAACTAAGCGTAATTATGCAATTGTACACCAGAACAAGgattttatttgatatacCGAATCATGTGTTTTTTCCAATACCAAAAGTATCTGTATCAGCGGTACGACTTGACTTCAATGAAAAGGCATTGGAAACAAAATGTAGTCCACTTTTGTTAAAAAGAGTAATATTCGATGCATTCTCTATGAAGAAAAAGCATTTAAGAACAAGTCTAGCTGGATTGTTGAAGCAGCTATGcattacaaaattaccGGAAGAATATGAAAAAAGACGTGGCTTTACATTAGCCCctgatgaatttttaaagTTATCAGAGTGGTTACAGGAAAATGGAATGttaaaacaaattgatgatgatgTTATGAAAGAAATGGAAATGATTTCGCCCCATGGACATAAGAAGGGTAGACCACTGAGGAAACGTGAGGTAAACCCGGTGTTGGATGTTAAAGCTGATTTCGGAAAGGTTTGGAGGAAGAAGAATCATGGTGAAGATGtttgtttgtaa
- a CDS encoding hypothetical protein (overlaps_old_locusTagID:BBM_III07330), with amino-acid sequence MDLCITHIDTDKLPEITSKGWNVLAINSKFVAEKSGLKSIHNASVSDTTLLFSPLNVLNNNCGNNKQIQILTRASVHVVDGFVPGNLNKLSGYSILAIEPSSQKTFQLCCENINADIITIDYKSTNLSWKVKRKLILAAIRRGLCFEICLGESGVFGNPNIIPHLNNLIRYIPLNKLIITSGCKSNDLLPLTTFVAHVALLLGVTHNEAFRIIDKSAKQCLYKAAARLTHQTGISKL; translated from the coding sequence ATGGACCTATGTATTACTCATATTGATACAGATAAATTACCAGAAATAACTTCTAAAGGTTGGAATGTGTTAGCAATTAACAGCAAATTTGTTGCTGAAAAATCTGGACTAAAAAGTATTCACAATGCATCAGTATCAGACACTactttattatttagtccATTAAAtgtactaaataataattgcGGCaacaataaacaaattcaaatacTGACCCGTGCATCTGTACATGTTGTTGATGGATTTGTGCCAGgaaatctaaataaattatcgGGATATTCAATATTGGCAATAGAACCCAGTAGCCAAAAGACGTTTCAACTTTGTTgtgaaaatataaatgcaGATATCAtaacaattgattataaatCGACAAATCTATCATGGAAGGTCAAGAGGAAATTGATTCTTGCGGCTATACGACGGGGTTTGTGCTTTGAGATTTGTCTGGGCGAAAGTGGTGTCTTTGGCAACCCAAATATAATTCcacatttaaataatctCATTAGATACATTCCActcaataaattgattataactAGTGGCTGTAAATCTAACGACTTGCTACCATTAACAACATTCGTTGCCCATGTAGCATTGCTATTAGGAGTTACACATAATGAAGCGTTTAGAATCATTGACAAATCTGCTAAGCAATGTCTCTACAAGGCAGCAGCGAGGCTTACTCATCAAACTGGCATTAGTAAATTGTAA
- a CDS encoding Probable Bax inhibitor 1 (overlaps_old_locusTagID:BBM_III07290): MIGTRNRHMSFGTILDFTPLNSKQKSHLSRVYGTLGLSCLITAATVLYNLYMPQILAFILFTASFSYLFYLSSGKDLSGKRLIALVLLSVSEGVMIKDIVRYAQVLNGEIVTSALAISMAIFFCFSLSSIFATQRLTYYFYSLVSSLMTLISIVSFANIFMRSKIMLNATAIAALLMYAGFVAVDTQITLAEFDAGNRDFVVHAISLYVDIVAIFIRILQILIEKQHNECRKHDKDYD, translated from the exons ATGATAGGTACACGCAACAGGCACATGTCCTTCGGGACAATTTTAGATTTCACTCCTCTAAATTCCAAACAGAAATCACACTTATCTAGAGTGTATGGAACGCTTGGTTTATCATGTTTGATTACAGCCGCGACAGTCTTGTATAATCTTTACATGCCACAAATCCTCGCATTCATCCTATTCACTGCCTCTTTTTCCTATTTGTTTTACCTATCCAGCGGAAAA gatCTATCAGGGAAAAGATTGATAGCACTGGTACTACTTTCAGTGTCTGAGGGGGTTATGATCAAAGACATTGTTCGTTATGCTCAAGTGTTAAATGGTGAAATTGTCACGAGCGCATTGGCTATTTCTATGGCTATTTTTTTTTGTTTTTCACTCAGCTCCATATTTGCCACTCAAAGACTTACATACTACTTTTATTCATTGGTTTCCTCATTGATGACTTTAATATCGATCGTTTCGTTCGctaatatttttatgagATCTAAAATCATGCTAAATGCTACAGCAATTGCGGCTCTACTAATGTATGCGGGGTTTGTTGCAGTTGATACTCAAATTACGCTGGCTGAATTCGATGCAGGAAATCGTGATTTTGTTGTACATGCCATTTCTCTTTATGTTGATATAGTCGCCATTTTTATCAGAATCCTGCAAATTCTGATTGAAAAACAGCATAATGAGTGCAGGAAACATGATAAGGATTATGACTAA